From Catharus ustulatus isolate bCatUst1 chromosome 6, bCatUst1.pri.v2, whole genome shotgun sequence, a single genomic window includes:
- the LOC116997505 gene encoding inositol 1,4,5-trisphosphate receptor-interacting protein-like 1 isoform X2 yields MLRTTFLLLLVQGLLQYPQQAGDGLDEAARERMQQRADFLNQEMAQLMQELEQDSLEHSGVAWGALLVWQFWAVTGLLVLLLALWFGLHKIRWDPDNSGLKESSSSNLEEEEEEGHNVFAKREAGNDSENVEEDNKDGNEEGSNADAEEDNKDGNGEGTNADVEEANKDGNGEGTNADVEEDNKDGNGEGTNADVEEDNKDGNGEGCIKDAKAESNMGNEVKEGSDDAKEEVNRNEKEDEVNAAGNKAQEGSDDANEEVNNSEKGENANVDGNEEGKDIANEEDDGHNVKRNLGSLLEERLHLPALDLDKGCSIITDLMDKLTDIFGQSWSNSFYPVPQEAIGVGSAFEGWSPRAEDLVYHVLVPLSPPPGHAFHLELDTAGVLQRNGCVHVELLCTCTREQLGEDMLCFLHSSEEELRRDQDPSLLDTLCTDSYLDVEKTVHWFYQFMKEAWVLLPQSRHWRLRLLPSSRSCKFQLRKDQESLMVEVILGVRQGDSDIFVGSQPAEVAMPSITWLETYAVAEAKFFRHISRQAPHDSWHCKCLQLLSRILTGGGFSSYALKTVLMHLLNTIPLTQWGRKDFRWRILNIVMYLRCSLDAKQLNHFVLGNERFPMDISLPSDLRVAESPNLFQHLASSPDAHKKAMQEYGHLLHQLEQMLF; encoded by the exons ATGCTTCGCACTACCTTCCTTCTCTTGCTTGTGCAAGGCCTCCTCCAGTACCCGCAGCAGGCCGGGGATGGGCTGGATGAGGCCGCACGGGAGCGCATGCAGCAGCGCGCTGATTTTCTGAACCAGGAGATGGCTCAGCTGATGCAGGAACTGGAGCAGGACAGCCTGGAGCACAGTGGTGTGGCCTGGGGAGCCCTGCTCGTCTGGCAGTTCTGGGCTGTCACTGGACTCCTTGTCCTTCTCTTGGCGCTGTGGTTTGGACTCCACAAAATCAGATGGGATCCAGACAACAGTGGCCTCAaggagagctccagcagcaacttggaggaggaggaagaggaaggacaTAACGTGTTTGCAAAGAGAGAAGCAGGAAATGACAGTGAAAATGTAGAAGAGGACAATAAGGACGGAAATGAAGAAGGCAGCAATGCAGATGCTGAAGAGGACAACAAGGACGGGAATGGAGAAGGCACTAATGCAGATGTTGAAGAGGCCAATAAGGACGGGAATGGAGAAGGCACCAATGCAGATGTTGAAGAGGACAACAAGGACGGGAATGGAGAAGGCACTAATGCAGATGTTGAAGAGGACAACAAGGATGGGAATGGAGAAG GCTGCATAAAGGATGCAAAGGCTGAAAGCAACATGGGAAATGAAGTGAAAGAAGGCTCTGACGATGCAAAGGAAGAAGTAAACAGGAATGAGAAGGAGGATGAAGTTAATGCTGCTGGTAATAAAGCACAAGAAGGTTCTGATGATGCCAATGAAGAAGTAAACAACAGTGAGAAGGGGGAGAATGCCAATGTTGATGGAAATGAAGAGGGCAAAGACATTGCAAACGAAGAAGATGATGGCCACAATGTCAAAAGGAACCTTGGAAGCCTTTTAGAGGAGCGCCTGCATCTGCCTGCTCTGGACCTGGACAAGGGTTGCTCCATCATAACAGACCTGATGGACAAACTCACAGACATCTTTGGACAAAGCTGGTCCAACAGCTTCTACCCAGTGCCACAAGAAGCCATCGGAGTGGGCAGCGCCTTTGAAGGCTGGAGTCCCCGCGCAGAGGACCTTGTGTACCATGTGCTTGTCCCACTGAGTCCCCCTCCAGGACATGccttccacctggagctggacactgcaggggtGCTCCAGAGGAACGGCTGTGTCCATGTAGAGCTGCTGTGCACCTgcaccagggagcagctgggggaggacaTGCTGTGTTTCCTCCACAGctctgaggaggagctgagaaGGGACCAGGACCCCAGCCTCCTGGATACCCTCTGCACTGACAGCTATCTGGATGTGGAGAAAACTGTCCACTGGTTCTACCAATTCATGAAAGAAGCCTGGGTGCTGTTGCCTCAATCGCGCCATTGGCGTTTGAGATTGCTGCCCTCCAGCCGCTCCTGTAAATTCCAGCTGAGGAAAGACCAGGAAAGCCTCATGGTTGAGGTCATCTTAGGAGTGAGGCAAGGAGACTCAGATATCTTTGTGGGCAGCCAGCCTGCAGAAGTAGCTATGCCAAGCATAACATGGCTGGAAACCTACGCTGTGGCAGAGGCAAAATTCTTTAGACACATTTCCAGGCAGGCTCCTCATGACAGCTGGCACTGcaagtgcctgcagctcctcagccgCATCCTGACGGGTGGAGGTTTCTCCAGCTATGCCCTGAAGACAGTGCTGATGCACCTCCTGAACACCATACCCCTGACACAGTGGGGCAGGAAGGATTTCCGGTGGCGCATTCTGAACATTGTGATGTACCTCCGCTGCTCACTGGACGCAAAACAGCTGAACCACTTTGTCCTAGGCAACGAGAGGTTTCCCATGGACATCAGTTTGCCCTCTGACTTGCGCGTGGCTGAATCCCCCAACCTATTCCAGCACCTGGCCAGCAGTCCGGATGCCCACAAGAAGGCCATGCAGGAGTACGGGCACCTGCTACATCAGCTCGAACAAATGCTGTTCTAA
- the LOC116997505 gene encoding inositol 1,4,5-trisphosphate receptor-interacting protein-like 1 isoform X1 — protein sequence MLRTTFLLLLVQGLLQYPQQAGDGLDEAARERMQQRADFLNQEMAQLMQELEQDSLEHSGVAWGALLVWQFWAVTGLLVLLLALWFGLHKIRWDPDNSGLKESSSSNLEEEEEEGHNVFAKREAGNDSENVEEDNKDGNEEGSNADAEEDNKDGNGEGTNADVEEANKDGNGEGTNADVEEDNKDGNGEGTNADVEEDNKDGNGEGSNADVEEDNKDGSEEGCIKDAKAESNMGNEVKEGSDDAKEEVNRNEKEDEVNAAGNKAQEGSDDANEEVNNSEKGENANVDGNEEGKDIANEEDDGHNVKRNLGSLLEERLHLPALDLDKGCSIITDLMDKLTDIFGQSWSNSFYPVPQEAIGVGSAFEGWSPRAEDLVYHVLVPLSPPPGHAFHLELDTAGVLQRNGCVHVELLCTCTREQLGEDMLCFLHSSEEELRRDQDPSLLDTLCTDSYLDVEKTVHWFYQFMKEAWVLLPQSRHWRLRLLPSSRSCKFQLRKDQESLMVEVILGVRQGDSDIFVGSQPAEVAMPSITWLETYAVAEAKFFRHISRQAPHDSWHCKCLQLLSRILTGGGFSSYALKTVLMHLLNTIPLTQWGRKDFRWRILNIVMYLRCSLDAKQLNHFVLGNERFPMDISLPSDLRVAESPNLFQHLASSPDAHKKAMQEYGHLLHQLEQMLF from the coding sequence ATGCTTCGCACTACCTTCCTTCTCTTGCTTGTGCAAGGCCTCCTCCAGTACCCGCAGCAGGCCGGGGATGGGCTGGATGAGGCCGCACGGGAGCGCATGCAGCAGCGCGCTGATTTTCTGAACCAGGAGATGGCTCAGCTGATGCAGGAACTGGAGCAGGACAGCCTGGAGCACAGTGGTGTGGCCTGGGGAGCCCTGCTCGTCTGGCAGTTCTGGGCTGTCACTGGACTCCTTGTCCTTCTCTTGGCGCTGTGGTTTGGACTCCACAAAATCAGATGGGATCCAGACAACAGTGGCCTCAaggagagctccagcagcaacttggaggaggaggaagaggaaggacaTAACGTGTTTGCAAAGAGAGAAGCAGGAAATGACAGTGAAAATGTAGAAGAGGACAATAAGGACGGAAATGAAGAAGGCAGCAATGCAGATGCTGAAGAGGACAACAAGGACGGGAATGGAGAAGGCACTAATGCAGATGTTGAAGAGGCCAATAAGGACGGGAATGGAGAAGGCACCAATGCAGATGTTGAAGAGGACAACAAGGACGGGAATGGAGAAGGCACTAATGCAGATGTTGAAGAGGACAACAAGGATGGGAATGGAGAAGGCAGCAATGCAGATGTTGAAGAGGACAATAAAGATGGAAGTGAAGAAGGCTGCATAAAGGATGCAAAGGCTGAAAGCAACATGGGAAATGAAGTGAAAGAAGGCTCTGACGATGCAAAGGAAGAAGTAAACAGGAATGAGAAGGAGGATGAAGTTAATGCTGCTGGTAATAAAGCACAAGAAGGTTCTGATGATGCCAATGAAGAAGTAAACAACAGTGAGAAGGGGGAGAATGCCAATGTTGATGGAAATGAAGAGGGCAAAGACATTGCAAACGAAGAAGATGATGGCCACAATGTCAAAAGGAACCTTGGAAGCCTTTTAGAGGAGCGCCTGCATCTGCCTGCTCTGGACCTGGACAAGGGTTGCTCCATCATAACAGACCTGATGGACAAACTCACAGACATCTTTGGACAAAGCTGGTCCAACAGCTTCTACCCAGTGCCACAAGAAGCCATCGGAGTGGGCAGCGCCTTTGAAGGCTGGAGTCCCCGCGCAGAGGACCTTGTGTACCATGTGCTTGTCCCACTGAGTCCCCCTCCAGGACATGccttccacctggagctggacactgcaggggtGCTCCAGAGGAACGGCTGTGTCCATGTAGAGCTGCTGTGCACCTgcaccagggagcagctgggggaggacaTGCTGTGTTTCCTCCACAGctctgaggaggagctgagaaGGGACCAGGACCCCAGCCTCCTGGATACCCTCTGCACTGACAGCTATCTGGATGTGGAGAAAACTGTCCACTGGTTCTACCAATTCATGAAAGAAGCCTGGGTGCTGTTGCCTCAATCGCGCCATTGGCGTTTGAGATTGCTGCCCTCCAGCCGCTCCTGTAAATTCCAGCTGAGGAAAGACCAGGAAAGCCTCATGGTTGAGGTCATCTTAGGAGTGAGGCAAGGAGACTCAGATATCTTTGTGGGCAGCCAGCCTGCAGAAGTAGCTATGCCAAGCATAACATGGCTGGAAACCTACGCTGTGGCAGAGGCAAAATTCTTTAGACACATTTCCAGGCAGGCTCCTCATGACAGCTGGCACTGcaagtgcctgcagctcctcagccgCATCCTGACGGGTGGAGGTTTCTCCAGCTATGCCCTGAAGACAGTGCTGATGCACCTCCTGAACACCATACCCCTGACACAGTGGGGCAGGAAGGATTTCCGGTGGCGCATTCTGAACATTGTGATGTACCTCCGCTGCTCACTGGACGCAAAACAGCTGAACCACTTTGTCCTAGGCAACGAGAGGTTTCCCATGGACATCAGTTTGCCCTCTGACTTGCGCGTGGCTGAATCCCCCAACCTATTCCAGCACCTGGCCAGCAGTCCGGATGCCCACAAGAAGGCCATGCAGGAGTACGGGCACCTGCTACATCAGCTCGAACAAATGCTGTTCTAA